The genome window CAATTTTCTTACGAATGATATAGTAGTCCTTTGGTGCATTCTGGTCAACAATACCGACTTCGTTGATTTTGTCAACGTACATAGTTGCAGAACCATCGAGAATAGGAAACTCCGGACCATTAATCTGGATAAGACAGTTGTCAATTCCCATAGCATAGAGGGCTGACATGCCGTGTTCAACCGTGCTGACACGGGCATCACCTTTTGCCAGAACTGTTCCACGCTGTGTGTCAACAACATTCTCAGCAACGGCATCGATGATGGGCTGACCGTCAAGGTCAATTCGTTGAATCTTATAGCCAGTATTTTCTGGGGCGGGATTGAAAGTTACGGTAAGGCTCAATCCTGTGTGAAGTCCCTTTCCGAAAAGAGAAAAGCTCCCCTTCAGTGTTTTCTGCTTAACTGTCTCCATGTATGTTATTTGTTCTTTTTCAATTCTTCAATTTCTTTCTGCAATGCGTTCAACTGCTTGTACATCTCGGGCAGACGCTGGAAAATAGCCTGTGACTTGAAGTAAGGCCGCTGTTCCATCGGTGGAGTACCGATGAGCTGCTGGTTGCTCTTCAGACTGCCAGGCACACCTGACTGTGCGCCGAGGAATACCTTGTCACCGATGGTTATATGTCCGGCAATACCGACCTGGCCGCCGAACATGCACCACTGTCCCACCTTGGTTGAGCCGGCAATGCCCACCTGTGCTGACATGACAGTGTTCTCGCCGATGTCGTTGTTATGCGCAATCTGTACGAGGTTGTCGAGTTTCACACCCTTACGAAGGTATGTGCTGCCCATTGTTGAACGGTCAATGCAGGTGTTGGCACCAATTTCTACGTTGTCCTCAATGGTAACGATGCCAATCTGTGGTATCTTGTCATAGCTGTTAGTCTCTGGGTTTGGTGCAAAGCCGAAGCCGTCAGCACCGACAACACAGCCCGAATGAAGGATGACATTATTGCCAATCCTGCAGCCATGATAGATGCTGGCATTAGGGTAGACGATACAGTTGGTTCCCAACTGTGCGCCGTCCATGATTGTTGCATGGGGATAGACCTGGCAGCCGTCACCCAATGTAACTCCGTCACCGATATATGCAAATGCACCGATATAGACATCCTTGCCGATTGTAGCTTTGGATGATACGAATGCAAGTGAGTCAATACCCTGTCTTTTCGGCTTCATGCTTTCATAGAGCTGCAGCAGCTTTGCCACGCAGTCTCTTGCATTCTTGACGCGGATAAGGGTAGGCTTCGCATCCTTTTCCAGCTGGATGTCCTCATCTACAAGGACGATTGAAGATTCGGTTTCGTATAGATAATGTGTATATTTTGGGTTTGCAAGGAAGGAGATAGCTCCTTTCTTACCTTCTTCGATTTTGGCGAAAGTGTTAATGGTAACGTTCTCATCACCTTCAACACGACCTTGTATGAATTGCGAGATTTGTTTCGCAGAGAATTCCATTTATATAGCCTTTTGTTGATTATTAGTTGTGCAAAGATAGGGAATTTTTATTAGAAACGTTGATAACAGAGGTAATATTTGCATATTTTTTTAGAGAGCAGTTCAATGTTCAGAATCTCTGAGGCTTCGGTTATGTCTTTCAATGTTCCGTCTTTGTAGAGGATGCTGATGTGGTCGTCGAAAGGATTATACATGTCTTTCTGTACACGGTTGACTCCCATGAGGTAATCGCAGTCGGCAATATCCACCTTGTGTCGGTCGGATATCTGTTCCTTGAGCA of Prevotella fusca JCM 17724 contains these proteins:
- the lpxD gene encoding UDP-3-O-(3-hydroxymyristoyl)glucosamine N-acyltransferase, with the translated sequence MEFSAKQISQFIQGRVEGDENVTINTFAKIEEGKKGAISFLANPKYTHYLYETESSIVLVDEDIQLEKDAKPTLIRVKNARDCVAKLLQLYESMKPKRQGIDSLAFVSSKATIGKDVYIGAFAYIGDGVTLGDGCQVYPHATIMDGAQLGTNCIVYPNASIYHGCRIGNNVILHSGCVVGADGFGFAPNPETNSYDKIPQIGIVTIEDNVEIGANTCIDRSTMGSTYLRKGVKLDNLVQIAHNNDIGENTVMSAQVGIAGSTKVGQWCMFGGQVGIAGHITIGDKVFLGAQSGVPGSLKSNQQLIGTPPMEQRPYFKSQAIFQRLPEMYKQLNALQKEIEELKKNK